A stretch of DNA from Patescibacteria group bacterium:
TCACGCCGAAACATTTTCCCCTGATCTAAAAAATACTCGACTCCCTGGCCGTCCTTATTAAGAAAGGAGAGGGTCTTAGTTTGGGGATTAAAATTAAGATTGCTTCCCTCTTTAATCTCCCGGGTCATTGTTTCCAAAATAAACCGAAGATTGGCTTGAGAATCTAAACTATTAAAAATGTAACGATGGCTTCGGAAAACGCTTATTAAAGTGCCGGTGACTACTCCAATCAAGAGGCCAAAAATAGTAAAGGAGATTAGAACCTCGGCTAAGGTAAACCCGGGAGCAGATTTTCGGCAGAGTTGTTTAATTTTCCGTTTCTTAAGCATAGATATTTAATAATTGTTATAAGTTTTATTTATTTCATCTAAGAAAATATCATTGAACAATCTCAAGGAAAATGCCGAAAATTCACTACCGGATAAACTCGGCTCGGCTTTTGTCCAATTCCCAATTCCCAATCAATCTTCATTTAATAATTTTCAATTTACGTTTAATTCTTATTACTTTTATAAGTTTAAAGTTTAATAAACACACATCTTTAGATCTTTCTTTTTTAGATAATGTTATTGTTTACCATTAACGATTATCGGTTGGCGAAGATTACTCTGCTGGAACGCCAAACCAATCATATAAGTGATCTTCAACCAAAACAGAAAATTGGTTGTCTTTTGTCCGCCAAACCACTTCAGATAAAACCCTCAAATGAGTTGAATCAATTCTCTGAAGCGTAATTGTCCGAGTAAAATTAGACGACTCCCCAGAAGAATATTGATAGCCCCGGACAAAATTAAACTTTAACGGCTCGCCTGAAGCACGAGTGAAAGAACCGAGATAATCAACTTGATAACTGCCATTAGTAAGCTGGTAATTAAATCTTTGCCCCTTAAGCCAGTTCTCGGTCCGTTTTTTTATTACTAACTCAACCCCCTCTTGAGCCAAAAAAGAAGCGGTCAAATTATTGCGGATATAAGAAAGGGCATAAATACCATAATTAACCAAAGCAAAAATGCTGCCAAAAACCATCATAATCAGGGTGGCCGCAATCATTAACTCAATTAGAGTAAAACCTTTTTTACATCGCCCCATTGCCCCATTGCTAAATTGCTTCATTGTTTTATCTGTTATTAGTTGCCTGTTATTAATTGCAAAATGTTTTCCGGCGATAGTTAATTTATCTGGCTAATCTGGCCGGCCCGATTAATAATAATGTTTTTGAATGCCGTTTCTTCACTGCCCCGCAAAACCAGTTTAATTATCATTGATTCGGCCGCGGGGAAAAAGATGCTTCTCGGGTAAGGCGGAATAAAAATCACCGGATTAGAACTAGTCTCTGAAATTCTAATTAAAGAGGGTAAAGCAATTTGCTCTAATTCGATTAAACTATAATCACCAGAGCTAACCCTAGAGCAATCGCTATTAAAAACGGCAAAAATAAAATACTTATCCCCGGTTTCCTGGTTAAAGCCAATCCCATAACCGCAAGGAACCTGTCCCTGATAATCAGGGTTCGGTCCATTATATTCTTGGCTTAAATAGGCTAAATCCTGAACCCGCCTGATGTCAAGAATAAACTTGTCGGCAAACTGGAGCAGCTGGTTTTGGTTATTAGCCGTCCGGTTAAAAGTGATTAACATTGAGGTAAACATCGTCGCAATAGCCAAAATCACCAGCATCTCAATTATTGTCTGCCCCCTTTTGGCAAATGGCAAATGGCAAATGGCAAATAGTTGTTTTTTAAACATTCTAAAAGAATAAATTGGGGAAAAGATTAAAGTAAACTGAAAGTATTTTAGCACCAAACAAAAACATTGTCATTGCGCCCAAAGCTAAAAACGGGCCAAAAGGAATAATATCTTTAAAAGTTTTTCTTTTTAAGCCAATTAAAATCAGGCTCACCAAAGTACCAAAAACAAAAGATAAGATTAAAACCCATAAAATGTCCGGCCAACCGAAAATCAAACCCAAACCCAAAACCAGCCAGAGATCGCCTAAACCCATGGCTCGGCCCCGAGAAAACAGATAGGCCAAACCAATAGTCGCCGACCCCAAAGCAACTGCCGGCAAAAGCCGAGTCAACCAGCTGTCTTGACCAAAAAGATAAAAATAATTTTCCGAGAAATAAACTCCGGTTTTAAAAAAGAACGATTTTTGAAAAAAATAAAAAATATTAATTCCTATACCCAAAATAATTAAAAAATCCAGCAAAAAGCTCGGGATCAGATAGTATTTAAAATCAAAAATGGCAATCGCTATTAAAACAAAAATAACTAGCCACCAAAAAATTAAATAAGCAAAAAACCAATTCCCCAAAACCAGTTTTAAACCGGAAAAATTAACTAATCGCCAATAAACTAAAGTAAAACCAATCCCGGTTATCAGCTCAACCAAAGGATATTGCCAAGAAAGCTTGGCCTGACAAGAGCGACATCTGCCTTGCTGGACCAAGAAACTTAAAATCGGGATTAATTCATACCACTGAAGAGTTTTTTGGCAAGAAAAACAATAAGACCGGCCTTTGATTATTTTTAGAAGATTAAACACCTGATCCTGCCTCTGGGGATTTAAACGAAAGACTAAAACATTGATAAAACTGCCAACCGCTAAACCAACTAAGAAACTAAACCACATAGTTTTTGGCAAATGACGAATGGCAAATAGTTAAAACCTAAAAACTAATAAAAATTTACCATTTGCCATAAGCTATTTGCTATCTGCCAATTTACAGTTCAATGCAATAACCAGGATCGTCGCAACCAAGTCCATAAACTGTGCCATCAACATCATCGCGCAAAGCCGAGCTGTCCCCGCTTTCCAAGGTTGCTTTTAAAACATAATGTAAGCCATTGCCGCTGGAACGATATTCATACTGATAAGATGAACGGTTCAGAGGATCTCGGGGCAGCCTTTTAACTCCAATATCAGCACTGACTAATTCAGTTTCCAAACTAATCCAGTCAGTCTGGCCAGGATAAGTGTTTTCCTTATTAAAATAAATCTCCAGAGCATTTTGAGTATTTCGCAGATCAGCAATCCTCCGAGTGTCTCGGCCCTGAGCCCGAACTCCGCTCAAGCCAACCAGAACCATTGCGCTCAAAAGCCCGATCACGGTAATGACCACAAGAAGCTCGATCAGGGTGAAACCTTTAATAAATTTCCAATTTCCAATTCCCAATTTCCAATTTTTATTCATACTTTAATTAGTATACTATAAATATTTGTAAATTCGTAGGTTTTAATGCTCGAATCTATACATTTATCAACTTCATTAACATCATTCAAATATTCTATTGTCTGTCTGCGTTCCTATTTCATTAAGACTATTTTTCGGGTGTGCCTATTCGCTAAAACTATTCGCATTCGTGTGTGCCTATTCCGTTAAGGCTATCCGCATACTTAGAACTGCTGGGCAATCTGGTAAATCGGCAAAATTACCGCAGCAATTAATCCGCCAACCAAAACCCCTAGTAAAACAATCAAAACCGGCTGAATTATCTCGGTTAAGCTATTAACCAAAGCTTCAACTTCTCGAGTATAAAACTTAGAAACTTTGGCTAAAAGTTCTTCTAATTTTCCGGTTTTCTCGCCCACCGCCACCATCTGGGAAACCAGGGGCGGGAAATATTCCGGATACTGGAGCAATAAATCAGAAATATTCGCTCCCTGCCTGACTCCCTGGGCAATTTCATCAATTGCCTCCTGATAATAAATACTGCCGACCACATCAGCGGAAATCTCTAATGATTGAGCCACCGGAATATTGCCTTTTAATAAAACGCCAAAAGTCTCGGCAAACCGGCTGACAAAAACTTTTTTAAGAAAACCTCCTAAAACCGGAGTGTTCAATAACAAAGTACTTAAAAGAAGTTGGCCTTCTTCTGAACTGAAATATTTAAGAAACAAAAACAAGCCGCCGAAAAAGAAGCCCGCGGCCAAAAGATAGTATTTTTGCAGAAAAGTGCCGGTAGCAAAAAGAATCCGGGTCATCAAGGGCAATTGATCAAGAGTCAAGCCGCTCTCTAAAATTACTCCGCCCAATTGGGGAATAACCACGACAATCATAATGCCAATAACCACTGCAAACAGAACAATCAAGAAAATCGGATAGATCATCGCATTCCTAATTTTGGTCTGAATCACAGACTGGGAATCATAGTAATCAGCCAGATAGTTTAATGCTGAATCTAATCGGCCAGTTAATTCTGCAGCTTTAATCATATTGATATAAAAAGAAGAAAAAATTCTGCTATGCTTTGATAAAGCATCAGAAAGCGGCATGCCCGCCTCAATGTCAGAATAAACATCAAAAATCGCTTCGCGCAGGGCCGGATGGGTAGTTTGATTATAAACGGTCTGCAAAGACTCGGTGATTGAAACCTGGGCTTCAAACAAAGTGGCAAGCTGGCGGGTAAAAACCGCGACTTCTTTTAAACTGACTTTTTGGAAACTGGCAGCCAAACTCAAATACCAAGGATCTTCGCGTCTTCTTTCTATCTTAAGAATAACCAAGTTCGCTTTTTGAAGAAGATCAATTGCCGCCTCTTCAGAAAAAACCTCAATTAAGCCAGACTGGATCTCGCCTTTGTCATTTTTTGCACTGTAAGAAAATTTCATCCCGTTAGAGACAGGAAACGCTTTAATCTGTTCTTCAGATAGCGCTTGCCCATGCCTGATTTTAAATATTTTTCTCTCGACCTGGCATCAGTAATATTTAATGAAGCCTCGTAATAAATTAACTCAAATGGACCGCGGCCTTTAGTCCAACCAACAATCTCTTTGTTATGTTCATTACAGCGTTTCCGTAGATCATCGGTGAACCCAGTATACCAGAGATTAGTCTTTTTACTCTTATTTATTATACCGAACAAATTAAAATAAAAAAGAACTATCTGTTGGTTAACAGCTCGTCTCCGCCG
This window harbors:
- a CDS encoding prepilin-type N-terminal cleavage/methylation domain-containing protein; amino-acid sequence: MLKKRKIKQLCRKSAPGFTLAEVLISFTIFGLLIGVVTGTLISVFRSHRYIFNSLDSQANLRFILETMTREIKEGSNLNFNPQTKTLSFLNKDGQGVEYFLDQGKMFRREGTEVLPITSESLEITRFDVAGCWQRPNCQPSVTLLFQVKPEINLQDSSFYLQTTITQRRAGI
- a CDS encoding prepilin-type N-terminal cleavage/methylation domain-containing protein is translated as MKQFSNGAMGRCKKGFTLIELMIAATLIMMVFGSIFALVNYGIYALSYIRNNLTASFLAQEGVELVIKKRTENWLKGQRFNYQLTNGSYQVDYLGSFTRASGEPLKFNFVRGYQYSSGESSNFTRTITLQRIDSTHLRVLSEVVWRTKDNQFSVLVEDHLYDWFGVPAE
- a CDS encoding prepilin peptidase — its product is MWFSFLVGLAVGSFINVLVFRLNPQRQDQVFNLLKIIKGRSYCFSCQKTLQWYELIPILSFLVQQGRCRSCQAKLSWQYPLVELITGIGFTLVYWRLVNFSGLKLVLGNWFFAYLIFWWLVIFVLIAIAIFDFKYYLIPSFLLDFLIILGIGINIFYFFQKSFFFKTGVYFSENYFYLFGQDSWLTRLLPAVALGSATIGLAYLFSRGRAMGLGDLWLVLGLGLIFGWPDILWVLILSFVFGTLVSLILIGLKRKTFKDIIPFGPFLALGAMTMFLFGAKILSVYFNLFPNLFF
- a CDS encoding prepilin-type N-terminal cleavage/methylation domain-containing protein produces the protein MNKNWKLGIGNWKFIKGFTLIELLVVITVIGLLSAMVLVGLSGVRAQGRDTRRIADLRNTQNALEIYFNKENTYPGQTDWISLETELVSADIGVKRLPRDPLNRSSYQYEYRSSGNGLHYVLKATLESGDSSALRDDVDGTVYGLGCDDPGYCIEL
- a CDS encoding type II secretion system F family protein, whose protein sequence is MKFSYSAKNDKGEIQSGLIEVFSEEAAIDLLQKANLVILKIERRREDPWYLSLAASFQKVSLKEVAVFTRQLATLFEAQVSITESLQTVYNQTTHPALREAIFDVYSDIEAGMPLSDALSKHSRIFSSFYINMIKAAELTGRLDSALNYLADYYDSQSVIQTKIRNAMIYPIFLIVLFAVVIGIMIVVVIPQLGGVILESGLTLDQLPLMTRILFATGTFLQKYYLLAAGFFFGGLFLFLKYFSSEEGQLLLSTLLLNTPVLGGFLKKVFVSRFAETFGVLLKGNIPVAQSLEISADVVGSIYYQEAIDEIAQGVRQGANISDLLLQYPEYFPPLVSQMVAVGEKTGKLEELLAKVSKFYTREVEALVNSLTEIIQPVLIVLLGVLVGGLIAAVILPIYQIAQQF
- a CDS encoding GIY-YIG nuclease family protein, which translates into the protein MFGIINKSKKTNLWYTGFTDDLRKRCNEHNKEIVGWTKGRGPFELIYYEASLNITDARSREKYLKSGMGKRYLKNRLKRFLSLTG